Proteins found in one Brachypodium distachyon strain Bd21 chromosome 5, Brachypodium_distachyon_v3.0, whole genome shotgun sequence genomic segment:
- the LOC100832523 gene encoding DNA cross-link repair protein SNM1 isoform X3, which produces MDTDITGDAETDLPPPVSDDLDDNGFPILPPTAAATSSFADDFYRSGIDWSSLQLQAAPPHQRNPAAGTKAKCGGPLVQRSLFQAWGIEKPPREEAAQGVRAAAGVSSSSASHSGTWSGRKRRWGGDSEENGVAKKPATCPFYKKIPGTPFTVDAFRYGAVEGCSAYFLSHFHYDHYGGLTKKWCHGPIYCTALTARLVKMLLSINSEYICPLELNTEYVIDGVTVTLLEANHCPGAALIHFRLSDGKTYLHTGDFRASKSMQSHPLLQTGRINLLYLDTTYCNPKYKFPPQEDVIDFVVRTAQRYLKKQPKTLIVVGAYSIGKENVYLAISQALEVPIYTDASRRRILHSFGWPDLSKRISSCDQSSPLHVMPLASVQHEKLTKYLETLNQRFLAVLAFRPTGWTFSEAAGKELDLIKPSSRGRVTIYGVPYSEHSSFTELRDFLKRHDGT; this is translated from the exons ATGGACACAGACATCACCGGCGACGCCGAGACGGACCTACCGCCGCCCGTTTCGGATGACCTAGACGACAACGGTTTCCCCATACTACCCCCTACTGCAGCCGCCACCAGCAGCTTCGCTGACGACTTCTACCGTAGCGGCATCGACTGGTCctccctgcaactgcaagccGCTCCCCCGCATCAGAGGAATCCTGCCGCTGGAACGAAGGCGAAGTGTGGCGGCCCGCTGGTGCAGAGGAGCCTCTTCCAGGCGTGGGGAATCGAGAAGCCAccgcgggaggaggcggctcaGGGGGTCCGGGCTGCGGCCGGggtttcctcctcctctgcctctcATTCTGGTACTTGGTCCGGTAGGAAGCGGCGCTGGGGAGGAGACTCGGAGGAGAACGGGGTGGCCAAGAAGCCCGCCACGTGCCCCTTCTACAAGAAGATTCCCG GTACGCCGTTTACAGTCGATGCATTTCGGTATGGTGCGGTTGAGGGGTGCTCTGCCTATTTTCTCAGCCATTTTCATTATGATCATTATGGTGGGTTAACCAAGAAGTGGTGTCATGGTCCTATCTATTGCACTGCACTCACTGCACGCTTGGTGAAGATGTTACTATCTATCAATTCCGA ATATATTTGTCCCTTGGAGCTTAATACCGAGTATGTCATTGATGGAGTGACAGTTACCTTGTTGGAGGCCAATCATTGCCCTGGGGCAGCTCTAATTCACTTTCGTCTTAGTGATGGAAAAACCTACCTCCATACTGGGGATTTTAGAGCATCAAAATCCATGCAATCGCATCCACTCCTCCAAACTGGCCGCATAAATTTGCTTTACCTGGATACAACTTACTGTAATCCAAAATACAA GTTCCCACCACAGGAGGATGTTATCGATTTTGTTGTGAGGACAGCTCAAAGATATCTTAAGAAACAACCAAAAACACTCATTGTTGTTGGGGCATATAGCATTGGGAAAGAAAATGTCTATCTAGCAATTTCTCAAGCTTTAGAG GTTCCCATCTATACTGATGCATCACGAAGGCGAATTCTTCACTCATTTGGCTGGCCAGATTTGTCCAAAAGGATAAGTTCATGCGATCAAAGTTCACCACTACATGTCATGCCCCTTGCTTCGGTGCAACATGAG AAATTGACGAAGTACTTGGAAACTCTTAACCAAAGATTTCTAGCTGTGCTGGCTTTTCGTCCTACAG GTTGGACTTTCTCTGAGGCAGCTGGAAAGGAGCTTGACCTAATTAAACCAAGCTCTAGGGGCAGAGTTACAATCTATG GTGTACCTTATAGCGAACACTCAAGTTTCACCGAACTTAGGGACTTTTTGAAG CGTCACGATGGTACATGA
- the LOC100832523 gene encoding DNA cross-link repair protein SNM1 isoform X5: protein MDTDITGDAETDLPPPVSDDLDDNGFPILPPTAAATSSFADDFYRSGIDWSSLQLQAAPPHQRNPAAGTKAKCGGPLVQRSLFQAWGIEKPPREEAAQGVRAAAGVSSSSASHSGTWSGRKRRWGGDSEENGVAKKPATCPFYKKIPGTPFTVDAFRYGAVEGCSAYFLSHFHYDHYGGLTKKWCHGPIYCTALTARLVKMLLSINSEYICPLELNTEYVIDGVTVTLLEANHCPGAALIHFRLSDGKTYLHTGDFRASKSMQSHPLLQTGRINLLYLDTTYCNPKYKFPPQEDVIDFVVRTAQRYLKKQPKTLIVVGAYSIGKENVYLAISQALEVPIYTDASRRRILHSFGWPDLSKRISSCDQSSPLHVMPLASVQHEKLTKYLETLNQRFLAVLAFRPTGWTFSEAAGKELDLIKPSSRGRVTIYGVPYSEHSSFTELRDFLK, encoded by the exons ATGGACACAGACATCACCGGCGACGCCGAGACGGACCTACCGCCGCCCGTTTCGGATGACCTAGACGACAACGGTTTCCCCATACTACCCCCTACTGCAGCCGCCACCAGCAGCTTCGCTGACGACTTCTACCGTAGCGGCATCGACTGGTCctccctgcaactgcaagccGCTCCCCCGCATCAGAGGAATCCTGCCGCTGGAACGAAGGCGAAGTGTGGCGGCCCGCTGGTGCAGAGGAGCCTCTTCCAGGCGTGGGGAATCGAGAAGCCAccgcgggaggaggcggctcaGGGGGTCCGGGCTGCGGCCGGggtttcctcctcctctgcctctcATTCTGGTACTTGGTCCGGTAGGAAGCGGCGCTGGGGAGGAGACTCGGAGGAGAACGGGGTGGCCAAGAAGCCCGCCACGTGCCCCTTCTACAAGAAGATTCCCG GTACGCCGTTTACAGTCGATGCATTTCGGTATGGTGCGGTTGAGGGGTGCTCTGCCTATTTTCTCAGCCATTTTCATTATGATCATTATGGTGGGTTAACCAAGAAGTGGTGTCATGGTCCTATCTATTGCACTGCACTCACTGCACGCTTGGTGAAGATGTTACTATCTATCAATTCCGA ATATATTTGTCCCTTGGAGCTTAATACCGAGTATGTCATTGATGGAGTGACAGTTACCTTGTTGGAGGCCAATCATTGCCCTGGGGCAGCTCTAATTCACTTTCGTCTTAGTGATGGAAAAACCTACCTCCATACTGGGGATTTTAGAGCATCAAAATCCATGCAATCGCATCCACTCCTCCAAACTGGCCGCATAAATTTGCTTTACCTGGATACAACTTACTGTAATCCAAAATACAA GTTCCCACCACAGGAGGATGTTATCGATTTTGTTGTGAGGACAGCTCAAAGATATCTTAAGAAACAACCAAAAACACTCATTGTTGTTGGGGCATATAGCATTGGGAAAGAAAATGTCTATCTAGCAATTTCTCAAGCTTTAGAG GTTCCCATCTATACTGATGCATCACGAAGGCGAATTCTTCACTCATTTGGCTGGCCAGATTTGTCCAAAAGGATAAGTTCATGCGATCAAAGTTCACCACTACATGTCATGCCCCTTGCTTCGGTGCAACATGAG AAATTGACGAAGTACTTGGAAACTCTTAACCAAAGATTTCTAGCTGTGCTGGCTTTTCGTCCTACAG GTTGGACTTTCTCTGAGGCAGCTGGAAAGGAGCTTGACCTAATTAAACCAAGCTCTAGGGGCAGAGTTACAATCTATG GTGTACCTTATAGCGAACACTCAAGTTTCACCGAACTTAGGGACTTTTTGAAG TAG
- the LOC100832523 gene encoding DNA cross-link repair protein SNM1 isoform X6 — protein MDTDITGDAETDLPPPVSDDLDDNGFPILPPTAAATSSFADDFYRSGIDWSSLQLQAAPPHQRNPAAGTKAKCGGPLVQRSLFQAWGIEKPPREEAAQGVRAAAGVSSSSASHSGTWSGRKRRWGGDSEENGVAKKPATCPFYKKIPGTPFTVDAFRYGAVEGCSAYFLSHFHYDHYGGLTKKWCHGPIYCTALTARLVKMLLSINSEYICPLELNTEYVIDGVTVTLLEANHCPGAALIHFRLSDGKTYLHTGDFRASKSMQSHPLLQTGRINLLYLDTTYCNPKYKFPPQEDVIDFVVRTAQRYLKKQPKTLIVVGAYSIGKENVYLAISQALEVPIYTDASRRRILHSFGWPDLSKRISSCDQSSPLHVMPLASVQHEVGLSLRQLERSLT, from the exons ATGGACACAGACATCACCGGCGACGCCGAGACGGACCTACCGCCGCCCGTTTCGGATGACCTAGACGACAACGGTTTCCCCATACTACCCCCTACTGCAGCCGCCACCAGCAGCTTCGCTGACGACTTCTACCGTAGCGGCATCGACTGGTCctccctgcaactgcaagccGCTCCCCCGCATCAGAGGAATCCTGCCGCTGGAACGAAGGCGAAGTGTGGCGGCCCGCTGGTGCAGAGGAGCCTCTTCCAGGCGTGGGGAATCGAGAAGCCAccgcgggaggaggcggctcaGGGGGTCCGGGCTGCGGCCGGggtttcctcctcctctgcctctcATTCTGGTACTTGGTCCGGTAGGAAGCGGCGCTGGGGAGGAGACTCGGAGGAGAACGGGGTGGCCAAGAAGCCCGCCACGTGCCCCTTCTACAAGAAGATTCCCG GTACGCCGTTTACAGTCGATGCATTTCGGTATGGTGCGGTTGAGGGGTGCTCTGCCTATTTTCTCAGCCATTTTCATTATGATCATTATGGTGGGTTAACCAAGAAGTGGTGTCATGGTCCTATCTATTGCACTGCACTCACTGCACGCTTGGTGAAGATGTTACTATCTATCAATTCCGA ATATATTTGTCCCTTGGAGCTTAATACCGAGTATGTCATTGATGGAGTGACAGTTACCTTGTTGGAGGCCAATCATTGCCCTGGGGCAGCTCTAATTCACTTTCGTCTTAGTGATGGAAAAACCTACCTCCATACTGGGGATTTTAGAGCATCAAAATCCATGCAATCGCATCCACTCCTCCAAACTGGCCGCATAAATTTGCTTTACCTGGATACAACTTACTGTAATCCAAAATACAA GTTCCCACCACAGGAGGATGTTATCGATTTTGTTGTGAGGACAGCTCAAAGATATCTTAAGAAACAACCAAAAACACTCATTGTTGTTGGGGCATATAGCATTGGGAAAGAAAATGTCTATCTAGCAATTTCTCAAGCTTTAGAG GTTCCCATCTATACTGATGCATCACGAAGGCGAATTCTTCACTCATTTGGCTGGCCAGATTTGTCCAAAAGGATAAGTTCATGCGATCAAAGTTCACCACTACATGTCATGCCCCTTGCTTCGGTGCAACATGAG GTTGGACTTTCTCTGAGGCAGCTGGAAAGGAGCTTGACCTAA
- the LOC100832523 gene encoding DNA cross-link repair protein SNM1 isoform X1, whose translation MDTDITGDAETDLPPPVSDDLDDNGFPILPPTAAATSSFADDFYRSGIDWSSLQLQAAPPHQRNPAAGTKAKCGGPLVQRSLFQAWGIEKPPREEAAQGVRAAAGVSSSSASHSGTWSGRKRRWGGDSEENGVAKKPATCPFYKKIPGTPFTVDAFRYGAVEGCSAYFLSHFHYDHYGGLTKKWCHGPIYCTALTARLVKMLLSINSEYICPLELNTEYVIDGVTVTLLEANHCPGAALIHFRLSDGKTYLHTGDFRASKSMQSHPLLQTGRINLLYLDTTYCNPKYKFPPQEDVIDFVVRTAQRYLKKQPKTLIVVGAYSIGKENVYLAISQALEVPIYTDASRRRILHSFGWPDLSKRISSCDQSSPLHVMPLASVQHEKLTKYLETLNQRFLAVLAFRPTGWTFSEAAGKELDLIKPSSRGRVTIYASRWYMRSSQIFSRRLGLFILLCAGKDMLKEVPLSHTFCKGMHIYRSKLKFVLLFSHFERQHWFLLLTCYLLLKL comes from the exons ATGGACACAGACATCACCGGCGACGCCGAGACGGACCTACCGCCGCCCGTTTCGGATGACCTAGACGACAACGGTTTCCCCATACTACCCCCTACTGCAGCCGCCACCAGCAGCTTCGCTGACGACTTCTACCGTAGCGGCATCGACTGGTCctccctgcaactgcaagccGCTCCCCCGCATCAGAGGAATCCTGCCGCTGGAACGAAGGCGAAGTGTGGCGGCCCGCTGGTGCAGAGGAGCCTCTTCCAGGCGTGGGGAATCGAGAAGCCAccgcgggaggaggcggctcaGGGGGTCCGGGCTGCGGCCGGggtttcctcctcctctgcctctcATTCTGGTACTTGGTCCGGTAGGAAGCGGCGCTGGGGAGGAGACTCGGAGGAGAACGGGGTGGCCAAGAAGCCCGCCACGTGCCCCTTCTACAAGAAGATTCCCG GTACGCCGTTTACAGTCGATGCATTTCGGTATGGTGCGGTTGAGGGGTGCTCTGCCTATTTTCTCAGCCATTTTCATTATGATCATTATGGTGGGTTAACCAAGAAGTGGTGTCATGGTCCTATCTATTGCACTGCACTCACTGCACGCTTGGTGAAGATGTTACTATCTATCAATTCCGA ATATATTTGTCCCTTGGAGCTTAATACCGAGTATGTCATTGATGGAGTGACAGTTACCTTGTTGGAGGCCAATCATTGCCCTGGGGCAGCTCTAATTCACTTTCGTCTTAGTGATGGAAAAACCTACCTCCATACTGGGGATTTTAGAGCATCAAAATCCATGCAATCGCATCCACTCCTCCAAACTGGCCGCATAAATTTGCTTTACCTGGATACAACTTACTGTAATCCAAAATACAA GTTCCCACCACAGGAGGATGTTATCGATTTTGTTGTGAGGACAGCTCAAAGATATCTTAAGAAACAACCAAAAACACTCATTGTTGTTGGGGCATATAGCATTGGGAAAGAAAATGTCTATCTAGCAATTTCTCAAGCTTTAGAG GTTCCCATCTATACTGATGCATCACGAAGGCGAATTCTTCACTCATTTGGCTGGCCAGATTTGTCCAAAAGGATAAGTTCATGCGATCAAAGTTCACCACTACATGTCATGCCCCTTGCTTCGGTGCAACATGAG AAATTGACGAAGTACTTGGAAACTCTTAACCAAAGATTTCTAGCTGTGCTGGCTTTTCGTCCTACAG GTTGGACTTTCTCTGAGGCAGCTGGAAAGGAGCTTGACCTAATTAAACCAAGCTCTAGGGGCAGAGTTACAATCTATG CGTCACGATGGTACATGAGGAGCAGCCAGATATTCTCTAGAAGATTAGGCCTATTTATTCTTCTCTGCGCTGGAAAAGATATGCTTAAAGAGGTGCCACTTTCCCACACATTTTGTAAAGGCATGCATATTTACCgaagcaaattaaaatttgTTCTGTTGTTTTCTCATTTTGAGAGGCAACACTGGTTTTTGTTGCTCACTTGTTACTTATTGTTGAAGTTGTAA
- the LOC112269357 gene encoding protein indeterminate-domain 12-like encodes MSQKSEEESVINFQQQQKLAVYQAALTKGGSIIPAAKKRRSHPGNPDPDAEVVAFSPKTLLATNRYVCEVCHKGFQRDQNLQLHRRCHNLPWKLKQTNSTEAKKKVYICPEVACPHHDASRALGDLTGIKKHYSRKHGEKKWKCERCSKKYAVQSDWRAHTKICGTKEYRCDCGTIFSRKDSFITHRAFCDALTEDDSRINQSLAAMVGSLHGQQQDIFPHTIPSASSSPTDAVGNFSGHNQSSDNCPRSLSPYTFIARGTSLFSNQILPDESSIPIDGSEPNSPFMSMSSPYISATALLQKAAEMGAKTSEDPISPLLLKGFPNYFNTRGHIGISSSILGTSTANSARKKTVEDNNTYMNSLWAGSCIRHNTVPLVGLQPFSMRVENRSTNMVDEDHMQQNAHESIFGVRDIGLTQDFLGLGGNGNIEMSDETYNRDTALSYSEERQKSQQDNYSYHH; translated from the exons ATGTCTCAAAAATCTGAGGAAGAGTCTGTCATCAACTTCCAGCAGCAACAAAAGCTGGCAGTCTATCAAGCAGCACTGACCAAAGGCGGTTCCATCATCCCTGCagcaaaaaagagaagaagtcaTCCTGGCAACCCAG ATCCAGATGCAGAAGTAGTTGCATTCTCACCGAAGACACTGTTGGCAACGAACAGATATGTATGTGAAGTATGCCACAAGGGCTTCCAGAGAGACCAGAACCTTCAACTTCACAGGAGATGTCACAACTTGCCATGGAAGCTCAAGCAGACAAATAGTACCGAGGCTAAGAAGAAGGTATACATTTGCCCTGAGGTCGCCTGCCCTCACCATGATGCAAGCCGTGCTTTGGGTGATCTGACAGGCATAAAGAAACACTACTCAAGGAAGCACGGTGAGAAAAAATGGAAATGCGAAAGATGTTCTAAGAAATATGCAGTCCAATCAGACTGGAGAGCACACACAAAGATATGTGGCACGAAGGAGTACCGCTGTGATTGTGGAACAATATTCTCAAG AAAGGATAGCTTCATCACACATCGAGCCTTTTGTGATGCTTTAACTGAAGATGACTCTAGAATCAACCAAAGCCTTGCTGCCATGGTGGGAAGTTTGCATGGTCAACAGCAGGACATCTTTCCACACACAATACCTAGTGCAAGCTCTTCACCAACTGACGCAGTTGGAAACTTCTCTGGTCATAACCAGAGTTCAGATAACTGTCCAAGATCTTTGTCCCCTTATACTTTCATTGCAAGAGGTACTTCGTTGTTCTCCAACCAGATATTACCAGACGAATCTAGCATTCCGATAGATGGCAGTGAACCAAATTCTCCTTTCATGTCCATGAGCTCTCCATACATATCAGCAACAGCCTTGCTACAGAAAGCAGCAGAGATGGGAGCGAAGACCAGTGAAGATCCAATATCACCATTACTTCTGAAAGGTTTCCCGAATTATTTTAACACTAGAGGTCACATTGGTATTTCTTCATCAATCCTAGGGACCTCAACAGCTAATAGTGCAAGAAAGAAGACTGTTGAAGACAACAACACCTACATGAACTCATTATGGGCTGGTAGCTGCATAAGACATAATACAGTGCCATTGGTTGGACTTCAGCCATTTTCCATGAGGGTGGAAAATAGAAGTACTAACATGGTTGATGAGGATCACATGCAGCAAAATGCACATGAAAGCATTTTTGGTGTTAGAGATATCGGACTAACACAAGACTTTCTAGGTTTAGGAGGCAATGGTAACATCGAGATGAGTGATGAAACCTACAACAGGGATACAGCATTAAGCTATTCTGAGGAGCGGCAGAAATCTCAGCAAGATAACTACTCTTACCATCATTAG
- the LOC100832523 gene encoding DNA cross-link repair protein SNM1 isoform X4: MDTDITGDAETDLPPPVSDDLDDNGFPILPPTAAATSSFADDFYRSGIDWSSLQLQAAPPHQRNPAAGTKAKCGGPLVQRSLFQAWGIEKPPREEAAQGVRAAAGVSSSSASHSGTWSGRKRRWGGDSEENGVAKKPATCPFYKKIPGTPFTVDAFRYGAVEGCSAYFLSHFHYDHYGGLTKKWCHGPIYCTALTARLVKMLLSINSEYICPLELNTEYVIDGVTVTLLEANHCPGAALIHFRLSDGKTYLHTGDFRASKSMQSHPLLQTGRINLLYLDTTYCNPKYKFPPQEDVIDFVVRTAQRYLKKQPKTLIVVGAYSIGKENVYLAISQALEVPIYTDASRRRILHSFGWPDLSKRISSCDQSSPLHVMPLASVQHEKLTKYLETLNQRFLAVLAFRPTGWTFSEAAGKELDLIKPSSRGRVTIYGVPYSEHSSFTELRDFLKGL; the protein is encoded by the exons ATGGACACAGACATCACCGGCGACGCCGAGACGGACCTACCGCCGCCCGTTTCGGATGACCTAGACGACAACGGTTTCCCCATACTACCCCCTACTGCAGCCGCCACCAGCAGCTTCGCTGACGACTTCTACCGTAGCGGCATCGACTGGTCctccctgcaactgcaagccGCTCCCCCGCATCAGAGGAATCCTGCCGCTGGAACGAAGGCGAAGTGTGGCGGCCCGCTGGTGCAGAGGAGCCTCTTCCAGGCGTGGGGAATCGAGAAGCCAccgcgggaggaggcggctcaGGGGGTCCGGGCTGCGGCCGGggtttcctcctcctctgcctctcATTCTGGTACTTGGTCCGGTAGGAAGCGGCGCTGGGGAGGAGACTCGGAGGAGAACGGGGTGGCCAAGAAGCCCGCCACGTGCCCCTTCTACAAGAAGATTCCCG GTACGCCGTTTACAGTCGATGCATTTCGGTATGGTGCGGTTGAGGGGTGCTCTGCCTATTTTCTCAGCCATTTTCATTATGATCATTATGGTGGGTTAACCAAGAAGTGGTGTCATGGTCCTATCTATTGCACTGCACTCACTGCACGCTTGGTGAAGATGTTACTATCTATCAATTCCGA ATATATTTGTCCCTTGGAGCTTAATACCGAGTATGTCATTGATGGAGTGACAGTTACCTTGTTGGAGGCCAATCATTGCCCTGGGGCAGCTCTAATTCACTTTCGTCTTAGTGATGGAAAAACCTACCTCCATACTGGGGATTTTAGAGCATCAAAATCCATGCAATCGCATCCACTCCTCCAAACTGGCCGCATAAATTTGCTTTACCTGGATACAACTTACTGTAATCCAAAATACAA GTTCCCACCACAGGAGGATGTTATCGATTTTGTTGTGAGGACAGCTCAAAGATATCTTAAGAAACAACCAAAAACACTCATTGTTGTTGGGGCATATAGCATTGGGAAAGAAAATGTCTATCTAGCAATTTCTCAAGCTTTAGAG GTTCCCATCTATACTGATGCATCACGAAGGCGAATTCTTCACTCATTTGGCTGGCCAGATTTGTCCAAAAGGATAAGTTCATGCGATCAAAGTTCACCACTACATGTCATGCCCCTTGCTTCGGTGCAACATGAG AAATTGACGAAGTACTTGGAAACTCTTAACCAAAGATTTCTAGCTGTGCTGGCTTTTCGTCCTACAG GTTGGACTTTCTCTGAGGCAGCTGGAAAGGAGCTTGACCTAATTAAACCAAGCTCTAGGGGCAGAGTTACAATCTATG GTGTACCTTATAGCGAACACTCAAGTTTCACCGAACTTAGGGACTTTTTGAAG GGCTTGTGA
- the LOC100832523 gene encoding DNA cross-link repair protein SNM1 isoform X2 has protein sequence MDTDITGDAETDLPPPVSDDLDDNGFPILPPTAAATSSFADDFYRSGIDWSSLQLQAAPPHQRNPAAGTKAKCGGPLVQRSLFQAWGIEKPPREEAAQGVRAAAGVSSSSASHSGTWSGRKRRWGGDSEENGVAKKPATCPFYKKIPGTPFTVDAFRYGAVEGCSAYFLSHFHYDHYGGLTKKWCHGPIYCTALTARLVKMLLSINSEYICPLELNTEYVIDGVTVTLLEANHCPGAALIHFRLSDGKTYLHTGDFRASKSMQSHPLLQTGRINLLYLDTTYCNPKYKFPPQEDVIDFVVRTAQRYLKKQPKTLIVVGAYSIGKENVYLAISQALEVPIYTDASRRRILHSFGWPDLSKRISSCDQSSPLHVMPLASVQHEKLTKYLETLNQRFLAVLAFRPTGWTFSEAAGKELDLIKPSSRGRVTIYGVPYSEHSSFTELRDFLKFVRPQKVIPTVNVGNAASRYKMQAYFREWLQGL, from the exons ATGGACACAGACATCACCGGCGACGCCGAGACGGACCTACCGCCGCCCGTTTCGGATGACCTAGACGACAACGGTTTCCCCATACTACCCCCTACTGCAGCCGCCACCAGCAGCTTCGCTGACGACTTCTACCGTAGCGGCATCGACTGGTCctccctgcaactgcaagccGCTCCCCCGCATCAGAGGAATCCTGCCGCTGGAACGAAGGCGAAGTGTGGCGGCCCGCTGGTGCAGAGGAGCCTCTTCCAGGCGTGGGGAATCGAGAAGCCAccgcgggaggaggcggctcaGGGGGTCCGGGCTGCGGCCGGggtttcctcctcctctgcctctcATTCTGGTACTTGGTCCGGTAGGAAGCGGCGCTGGGGAGGAGACTCGGAGGAGAACGGGGTGGCCAAGAAGCCCGCCACGTGCCCCTTCTACAAGAAGATTCCCG GTACGCCGTTTACAGTCGATGCATTTCGGTATGGTGCGGTTGAGGGGTGCTCTGCCTATTTTCTCAGCCATTTTCATTATGATCATTATGGTGGGTTAACCAAGAAGTGGTGTCATGGTCCTATCTATTGCACTGCACTCACTGCACGCTTGGTGAAGATGTTACTATCTATCAATTCCGA ATATATTTGTCCCTTGGAGCTTAATACCGAGTATGTCATTGATGGAGTGACAGTTACCTTGTTGGAGGCCAATCATTGCCCTGGGGCAGCTCTAATTCACTTTCGTCTTAGTGATGGAAAAACCTACCTCCATACTGGGGATTTTAGAGCATCAAAATCCATGCAATCGCATCCACTCCTCCAAACTGGCCGCATAAATTTGCTTTACCTGGATACAACTTACTGTAATCCAAAATACAA GTTCCCACCACAGGAGGATGTTATCGATTTTGTTGTGAGGACAGCTCAAAGATATCTTAAGAAACAACCAAAAACACTCATTGTTGTTGGGGCATATAGCATTGGGAAAGAAAATGTCTATCTAGCAATTTCTCAAGCTTTAGAG GTTCCCATCTATACTGATGCATCACGAAGGCGAATTCTTCACTCATTTGGCTGGCCAGATTTGTCCAAAAGGATAAGTTCATGCGATCAAAGTTCACCACTACATGTCATGCCCCTTGCTTCGGTGCAACATGAG AAATTGACGAAGTACTTGGAAACTCTTAACCAAAGATTTCTAGCTGTGCTGGCTTTTCGTCCTACAG GTTGGACTTTCTCTGAGGCAGCTGGAAAGGAGCTTGACCTAATTAAACCAAGCTCTAGGGGCAGAGTTACAATCTATG GTGTACCTTATAGCGAACACTCAAGTTTCACCGAACTTAGGGACTTTTTGAAG TTTGTGAGACCCCAAAAGGTAATCCCCACTGTCAATGTTGGCAACGCGGCAAGTCGATATAAAATGCAAGCATATTTCCGGGAATGGCTGCAGGGCTTGTGA